In Meiothermus sp. CFH 77666, the sequence CGATAAAACCAAAGATGCCCGATATGCCCACTGCCTCCCAACAAACCCCAACCGCCACCTTCGGCCCGAGCGATAAAACCAGAATTGTCCACCGGTTGCGCCGCCTGGAAGGGCAGGTGCGTGGTTTGCAAAAAATGGTGGAAGAAGACCGCGAGTGCAAGGATATCCTGACGCTTTTGAGCGGGGTGCGTAGCGCACTGGACTCTGTGGGCGAGGAAATCCTCGAGACCTACCTGGCCCATTGCAAGGCCGACCTCGAGCCCTCCGCCCCCGCGCAGTTGGTGGAGATGGTGCGGCTGTTGCGGAAGTAGGCTTTTGCCGCTTGCCGAGAGAGGGAACCAGGGTTCCCTCTTTTTTCTTTGGTTTTCCCCTTCCTTGGCTCTGCGCGGCCCATCTCCATCCAGGGCATGTTGGTTCGCGGCAAACCTACCCGGTGTTACAACTCCAGCAAGTCCTCCAGCCCAGGCATCGTCGGAACCGGATAAATCCGATCACGACCCGACTTTTTGGCTTCATAGAGGGCTTCGTCGGCTTGCTCGAGCCAGCGCTGCACGGTGCTCATAGAGGGCGGAATCTCGCCGCCGGCCAGGCCAGCCGAGATGCTCAGGGGCCAGCTAATGGGAGGGATGTACAGGGAACGCACCTCGCTCTGGATGCGCTCGAGCACGTGGTAGGCATCCTCGAGGTCGGCCCCAAACAGCACCAGGCCAAACTCCTCGCCGCCCAAGCGCACGGCCAGGTCGTCGCTTCGGCTGGCCTTGCGTAGCAGTCCGGCCAGTTGTTTGAGTACCTCGTCGCCGGCCGGGTGGCCGTAGGTGTCGTTGACGCGCTTAAAGCGGTCTATGTCCAGCAGGGCCAGGGCGATGGGCTTGCCCTGCTCGCCCGCCAGTCGGATTAGCCGCTGCATCTGGCGCTCGAACCCCCGCCGGTTCAGGAGGCCGGTGAGGGGGTCGGTGTAGGCTTTGCTGCGCCACTCGTTGAGGGTAAGCGAGAGCCGTAGCCGTTCGGTGAGCAGCGGGGCCAGGGCTTCCAGCCCCCGCTCGTCCTGGGGGGGGCCGGAAAAGTAGAGCCGCGCTTCGGTGGGGTGCTCGAGCATCAGCTCAAAGGTGCGCACGTAAGGGCCGCTCTGGCCTACGCGGAAGGTTGTATCGGAGCGTACCTCCAGCCCCACCAGGTTGCTAAACAGGGGCTTGAGGCCGTCCAGCACGCTTTGCAAGACCCCCTGGGGGGTGAGATGCTGGGTGGCCTGGCTCTTGCTGGAGAGGGTCTCGAGCAGGTTGACCCACAGCTCGAGCTGCCGTTCCGAGCGAAGGATGCGCTGGTAAACCACCAGTCCGACCCCGGTAATCGCCGTGAAGGCCGCATAGGCCCAGCCTATCAGCACCCATTCCGAAAAACGGTTAGAGGCCTGCAGATCCAGGCTGAGCAGCACCAGACTGCTCAGCAAACCGGCTGCAATCAAGATCAGTATGGGTTTGCTGATGCGTTCCTGGTGGGTTTCCAGGTGGATACCAGAGCCCAACAGAAGTAGGCTCATGGCCCAGGCCAGATAGGTAAAACCGCCGGCCTCGCCCAGCCAGGCCAGGGCCAGACTGCCGCCCGCTTTGAAGAGCAGCCCCAGCCCCCAGACCAGTCGGCCCTCGCCGACCTGTCCGCGTAGGGCCGCCTCGAGCAGGGGCAAGGCCAGCAGTAGGGGTAGCAGGTCGACCAGCCAGAGGGCGCGGGCAAGCTCGAGGCCCGGCCCCTGAAGAAGGCCCAGCACCATGAAAGGTACGAATGGAAGCAAACCCAGGCTGTACCGGGGTGAATCCGTTGGATGCAACCTTCGCAGGGTAGCCGCCCAGGCCAGTACCCCCAGCAGCAGCAAACCACCCGAGGGCTGGAAGGTGACCGAGGGGGTGCTGATGGGCTCGAGCAG encodes:
- a CDS encoding metal-sensitive transcriptional regulator, with the translated sequence MPTASQQTPTATFGPSDKTRIVHRLRRLEGQVRGLQKMVEEDRECKDILTLLSGVRSALDSVGEEILETYLAHCKADLEPSAPAQLVEMVRLLRK
- a CDS encoding GGDEF domain-containing protein, which encodes MTEALPEIGLMLLAAVAGLWIWWLARQEPLWQGASLGVLLGGLQIGAMLLEPISTPSVTFQPSGGLLLLGVLAWAATLRRLHPTDSPRYSLGLLPFVPFMVLGLLQGPGLELARALWLVDLLPLLLALPLLEAALRGQVGEGRLVWGLGLLFKAGGSLALAWLGEAGGFTYLAWAMSLLLLGSGIHLETHQERISKPILILIAAGLLSSLVLLSLDLQASNRFSEWVLIGWAYAAFTAITGVGLVVYQRILRSERQLELWVNLLETLSSKSQATQHLTPQGVLQSVLDGLKPLFSNLVGLEVRSDTTFRVGQSGPYVRTFELMLEHPTEARLYFSGPPQDERGLEALAPLLTERLRLSLTLNEWRSKAYTDPLTGLLNRRGFERQMQRLIRLAGEQGKPIALALLDIDRFKRVNDTYGHPAGDEVLKQLAGLLRKASRSDDLAVRLGGEEFGLVLFGADLEDAYHVLERIQSEVRSLYIPPISWPLSISAGLAGGEIPPSMSTVQRWLEQADEALYEAKKSGRDRIYPVPTMPGLEDLLEL